AGTTCGCCGAAGGCCTGCCGGTCCCCGTTGCCCGAGGCTTCCAGCAGGGCTTCGTCCGGAAGTTGCGATCGGGACCGATCAGGCAATCCACCGCCTCCTGATGTTTCGAAGGCTCGCCCAGAACAGCGCCGCACAGAACAGGCCGAGTACAGGCAAGTCCAGGTACCATGGCAGGATGTGGCCGCCATGGACAGCGCCATGCAGGACGTCGGCCCCGTAGGTCAGGGGCAGGACGTAGGACACGGGTTGAAGCAGGGCGGGCAGCCTCTCGATGGGAAAGAAGAGCCCGCACAGGAATATCATGGGAAAACGGAAGAAGTTGGAAAAGGTCTGCGCCTCGAACACCTCGCTGACGGCCACTGCGATGAACAGTCCCTGAAACGTGGAGGCTACGGCGATGAGAATCACTGCGGGGATGAACTGCGCCCAGACGATCTGACCGAGGTCGGCCAGGAACAGGGCCATGAGCACCGGCACGAAGGCGTTGCACACGCCGAAAAAGATCGCTCCGCTCGTCTTGGCGAGCATCAGCAGCTCAAAGGACATGGGGGCCAGCAACAGCCGTTCGAAGGAGCGATTTTTCTTTTCGAAGGTCACCGTGACCGCGAGCATGGAGGTGGTGCCGAACAGGATGGAGATGGCCACCACGCCGGGAAGCAGCTGCGGAATGCTTTCCAGCCCGCTCCCGGAGCGGATGAAGAACATGGCCGTCCACGCCAGGGGGAAGATGATGCCCCAGCTCACGTTCGGCGGCTTCAGGTAGTAGGTGCGCATGTCTTTTGCCAATATGTTCCAGAAGGCGATCAGCTTGTTCATTTCTTTCCCCCCTTCATTTCCTTCTCGTGATGCATGGTGCCGGATTCTATGCCCGTTATCTGCACGAAAACATCCTCAAGCGAGAGGCGCACCCGCCGCGCCTCCGTGACCGTGAATCCCTGTTCCTCGATTCGGCGCACCAACGGCCCCACGTGCACGGGGGAGTCCGATTCCACACGGATCGAATGTTGCTCGGGGGGCGAGATGACCAGCGAGGGGAAGGCCTGGATCAACCCTTCATGAAGTTTTTCCGTCAAGGCTTCCTGGCAGTTGATTTCGAGGACATGTCGTCCCTGCAGGGGCTGGATCAGATGTTCCACTGAGTCGATGCCGACGATGCGCCCGGCAACGATGAAGGCGATGCGGTCGCAAAGCCGTTCGGCCTCCTCGATGTAGTGAGTTGTCAGGAAAATGGTCGTCCCGGCGTGGTGCAGGTCGGCCACGAGCTGGCGTATCTGGCGTCCGCTGGCCACGTCGATGCCCGTGGTGGGTTCGTCGAGAAACAGGATGTCCGGACGGTGGATGATGCCCGCCGCGATGGTGAGCTTCCGCTTCATCCCCTTGGAGTACCCGCCGAACTTTCGGTCGGCCGCCTTGGTGAGGTCGAAGTCGCGCAGCAGCGCCTTTGCCCGCGCTCGGCGCTCGTCCTTCCGGATGCCGTACAGCGATGCGCAGAAACACAGGTTCTCGAATCCGGTCAGCTCGGGGTAGAGGTTGCTCTCGTCAGGGACCACCCCGATTAGGTGCTGGGCGGTCCTGGGTTTTTGGGTGCAATCGACGCCGCACAGGTGAATGGTCCCGGAATCCGGGCGGGCCAACCCGGTCAGCATGTTGATGGTCGTGGTCTTTCCCGCCCCGTTCGGCCCGAGGAATCCGAACAACTCCCCCCGCTCCACGGCGAACGACACGCCGTCCACGGCCTGCACGCCATCGAACCGTTTGCTCAGGTTCTCGACCACTATGGCTTCATTCTTCATCAGGATGTACCTCCCGAACCGATTCTTGTTTCAATCTGCTCTTTACCGTATTCATCAAACCCCCGAAAACCACTGATGCAACAGTTTGGCGCACAACCCGAACAGGAGCAGGCTAAACAGCAGCCTGACCGTCCGGCCCGTCAGCCGGGCATTCATGAGCCGCGCCCCGGCCTGACCGGCGATAAAGGCGACCACCGCCGCAGGCAAAAGGAAATACCAATCGACCTCCCCCATGGAAGCGTATCCCATGAACCCGGTGAGCGAGGAGAAGCAGACGATGAAGGTGGATGAAGCGGCAGCGGTCTTGGTCGGCGTCTTCAGGGCGAAGATCAGCAGGGGAACGATGAAAACCCCGCCGCCGATTCCAAGCAGCCCGGCCATCAAGCCGGTGACCGCGCCGATGGTCGCCCCGCCGATGATTTTTGTTGCTTTTGCCCGTTCAACCGTTCGGTTGTCGCCTTTGGGTGAAAATAGCATGCGTATCGCCGCCAGAAAGAGAATGACGGCCATGATCATCAGGAACGGTTTCGTCTCGATTCGGGTGTTCAGGTAAGCGCCGAGCGGCGCGGCCGCTGCGGAAAATAGGATCAGCGGGATCGAAAGGGAGAAATCGACCATCCCCTTTCGCGAATAGGCGTACGCCGCCGACCCCGCCGCCGTGAGGTTCAGGAACAGGGATGCCGCAGCCGCCTGGGCTTTCGCCATACCCAGGAGCACGAACAGCGGCGAGAAGACAAGCCCGCCGCCGAGGCCGACCATGGTCAGCAGGAGTGAGATGAGAAATATGCTCGCAAGCAGGACAACGGGAACAGTCATATGCGATCCTTGACGATGTGTTCAGGTGATTGTTTGCGGCAGGTCGGGGACTCGTGCCCACCTAGATGGTGTACCGTTTCAATCTGTTGATCGGAAAAAGTCGTATCGCGACCGCTTCGGCATTTCTGCCGTACCGACCGAATTGCTCCCCAGGCAATCTTTCGGCACGAGTTGCGGGTTTCTCCACAGGTTGTCTATTCATACCATTTCACAACAAATTTGGCATGCTGAACACCCCGTTCGCGAGGGACCGCAATTCCGTCATGGTCTGCCGGTTAATCCCGTAATGCACGAAATAGCCCTGCTTGTCCGCGACCACGAGGTCCGCATCCCTCAGGATGCGCAGGTTCTGGGACACAGCCGACGGAGTGAT
This sequence is a window from Paucidesulfovibrio longus DSM 6739. Protein-coding genes within it:
- a CDS encoding ABC transporter permease; amino-acid sequence: MNKLIAFWNILAKDMRTYYLKPPNVSWGIIFPLAWTAMFFIRSGSGLESIPQLLPGVVAISILFGTTSMLAVTVTFEKKNRSFERLLLAPMSFELLMLAKTSGAIFFGVCNAFVPVLMALFLADLGQIVWAQFIPAVILIAVASTFQGLFIAVAVSEVFEAQTFSNFFRFPMIFLCGLFFPIERLPALLQPVSYVLPLTYGADVLHGAVHGGHILPWYLDLPVLGLFCAALFWASLRNIRRRWIA
- a CDS encoding ABC transporter ATP-binding protein codes for the protein MKNEAIVVENLSKRFDGVQAVDGVSFAVERGELFGFLGPNGAGKTTTINMLTGLARPDSGTIHLCGVDCTQKPRTAQHLIGVVPDESNLYPELTGFENLCFCASLYGIRKDERRARAKALLRDFDLTKAADRKFGGYSKGMKRKLTIAAGIIHRPDILFLDEPTTGIDVASGRQIRQLVADLHHAGTTIFLTTHYIEEAERLCDRIAFIVAGRIVGIDSVEHLIQPLQGRHVLEINCQEALTEKLHEGLIQAFPSLVISPPEQHSIRVESDSPVHVGPLVRRIEEQGFTVTEARRVRLSLEDVFVQITGIESGTMHHEKEMKGGKK
- a CDS encoding sulfite exporter TauE/SafE family protein, translated to MTVPVVLLASIFLISLLLTMVGLGGGLVFSPLFVLLGMAKAQAAAASLFLNLTAAGSAAYAYSRKGMVDFSLSIPLILFSAAAAPLGAYLNTRIETKPFLMIMAVILFLAAIRMLFSPKGDNRTVERAKATKIIGGATIGAVTGLMAGLLGIGGGVFIVPLLIFALKTPTKTAAASSTFIVCFSSLTGFMGYASMGEVDWYFLLPAAVVAFIAGQAGARLMNARLTGRTVRLLFSLLLFGLCAKLLHQWFSGV
- a CDS encoding ArsR/SmtB family transcription factor, with protein sequence MVNFEKQASMFKVLSVGTRIRILELLKGGPLCVNALSKRLGITPSAVSQNLRILRDADLVVADKQGYFVHYGINRQTMTELRSLANGVFSMPNLL